Proteins co-encoded in one Spirosoma endbachense genomic window:
- a CDS encoding 3-oxoacyl-ACP synthase III family protein produces MTRSVFTATGSYIPDVTITNQSFLTSQFYTKEGVAIPQNQGHVLEKFKEITGICERRYARPDQKASELGFLAASDALSSSGIDPETLDYIIVAHNFGDVTYGSNRVDMVPSLASRIKALLHISNPDTIAYDLAFGCPGWLEGLIQANYYIRSGDAKRCLVIGTETLSRVVDPHDRDSMLFSDGSGAVILEASDSNQTGILAHHTQTHACEYTTLLSMSKSYAPLLGDSPDIFMKMNGRKLYEFALNQVPLVIKKALDKANIHLSQISKVLIHQANEKMDVAILQRLYKLYNLDSPALSLMPMTISWLGNSSVATIPTLLDLIEKGKFENQHIEPGDKVVIASVGAGMNINAVIYQF; encoded by the coding sequence ATGACCAGATCTGTTTTTACCGCAACAGGAAGCTACATTCCTGATGTTACTATCACTAACCAGTCCTTCCTGACTTCCCAATTTTATACGAAAGAAGGGGTTGCCATCCCACAAAATCAGGGTCACGTTCTTGAGAAGTTTAAGGAAATTACGGGTATCTGCGAACGCCGTTACGCCCGACCCGACCAAAAAGCGTCGGAATTGGGGTTTCTGGCGGCAAGTGACGCATTGTCAAGTTCAGGCATCGATCCTGAAACGCTCGACTACATTATTGTTGCCCATAACTTTGGCGATGTTACGTATGGCAGCAACCGGGTCGATATGGTTCCTTCCCTGGCCTCGCGCATAAAAGCCCTCCTGCACATCAGCAACCCAGATACGATTGCCTATGACCTCGCGTTTGGTTGCCCTGGCTGGTTAGAAGGGCTCATTCAGGCTAATTATTACATCCGTTCGGGCGACGCCAAACGATGTCTGGTTATTGGTACCGAAACGCTTTCCAGGGTTGTTGATCCACACGACCGCGATTCCATGTTATTCAGCGACGGTAGCGGTGCTGTCATTCTGGAAGCGTCGGATAGCAACCAGACAGGCATTTTAGCGCATCATACCCAAACCCATGCCTGTGAGTATACCACGCTCCTGAGCATGAGCAAATCATATGCCCCCTTACTGGGAGACAGCCCAGACATTTTCATGAAAATGAACGGTCGTAAGCTCTATGAATTTGCGTTAAATCAAGTGCCATTAGTTATCAAAAAAGCGCTGGATAAAGCGAATATCCATCTGTCTCAAATCAGCAAAGTCCTCATTCATCAGGCCAATGAGAAAATGGATGTCGCCATACTACAACGGCTCTATAAATTATATAATCTGGACAGCCCTGCCTTGTCATTGATGCCCATGACCATATCGTGGCTGGGCAACAGTTCAGTGGCAACTATTCCTACGTTACTGGATCTGATCGAGAAAGGGAAATTTGAAAACCAGCACATAGAGCCGGGCGACAAAGTAGTGATTGCTTCCGTAGGAGCCGGTATGAATATCAATGCCGTTATCTATCAGTTTTAA
- a CDS encoding carbohydrate-binding protein yields the protein MQKHLLHTSIYATLISSVLFIGTREIPINNSQNQSSYQTAVTLPGHIEAESYDAMQGAQLETTSDENGGQNLSLITDDGWMDYSVNVPTAAVYTFRFRVANGYSDGAKFQLKLADGTLLTTVDVPRTGGAQNWQSIGATAHLPAGNQTLRIQIVKGSWNLNWFEAAASRPLPARIEAETFDVATDVRPEQTEDSGGGSDVGYIDDGDWMDYNVNVATAGLHTFQFRVANSYGNGQIEIRSESGSVLGSVDVPRTYGWQTWTTVSTTATLPAGSQVLRLYAVRGTFNLNWFDVSRGGVANLPGHIEVEDFKAMQGAQLETTSDENGGQNLSLITDDGWMDYSVNVPTAAVYTFRFRVANGYSDGAKFQLKLADGTLLTTVDVPRTGGAQNWQSIGATAHLPAGNQTLRIQIVKGSWNLNWFEAAASRPLPARIEAETFDVATDVRPEQTEDSGGGSDVGYIDDGDWMDYNVNVATAGLHTFQFRVANSYGNGQIEIRSESGSVLGSVDVPRTYGWQTWTTVSTTATLPAGSQVLRLYAVRGAFNMNWFDVGQGGTVVAPAVITFADLPAKTTDDGEFSLSATSTNTETPITFSSSNQAVVSVSNGSGSWKATIVSAGTATITASQAGSSSFLAASDVTRTQVVQASSNTPLSAKIPIDPKRWYQLNNVSNGLDGLFDGITDVNVETGYGKVLPNYDAYYPLLDGESMTLESIRFYDFTGIYTDNPMTLSVITDQWQRIPIATFTGQEYATWVGPYPNRTTSGNAKFKLDQPISNARYLVINSWSVYPTEIELYGSYTPTSQPLTPAPAKSVKLKDMFGVNAYEWNFEDGNTPWQINETKMNVVKSFSGVRHYMDWNKLEGNEGSYSYNPTISGGWNYDAIYERCKAEGIEVLACLKTIPEWMVNTYPDDQRDGENVPLRYGKDFLDPNSYLEQAKAGFQYMARYGSNPNVNPALLSVNSTPRWTGDTPNSIKIGLGLIKYIECDNERDKWWKGRKAYQTAREYAANLSAFYDGHKNTMGAGVGVKNADPSVKVVIGGLASASSGSDYIKGMIDWCKQYRGYKPDGTVNLCWDIINYHMYSDNTSSSQSGTSTRGAAPEVTPINRIAEDFRKTAHQQSYDMPVWITEAGYDVNQGSPLRAIPIGNKSALETQGDWILRTSLFYARQGIDKVFFYQLYDDNNSGGMFGTSGLANGDNTTRRPAADYMYQTGKLFGEYSYKETLNQNPIVDRYELNGKSAYILVVPDEVGRTASYTLDLGSAAQAQVYRPKVGSENMDMEVVNTNQGKLQLTVTETPMFVVAGTAAPNARVAAKVTAEDKSLEDVVRIYPNPTADFVTIQAERSSNTPLKINLFDAGTGRIHRQVKVQKTGDQFSSKIDISQLPIGTYILEIKQDGERVMRKVLKVN from the coding sequence ATGCAAAAACATTTACTCCACACTAGTATTTACGCTACCCTAATTAGTAGCGTGTTATTTATCGGAACAAGAGAAATACCCATAAATAATAGCCAGAATCAATCTTCCTACCAAACTGCCGTTACGCTACCTGGTCACATCGAAGCCGAAAGCTACGATGCCATGCAGGGTGCCCAACTGGAAACGACATCGGATGAGAATGGCGGCCAGAACCTGAGCCTGATCACCGATGATGGCTGGATGGATTATTCGGTCAATGTGCCCACCGCAGCGGTCTACACCTTCCGCTTTCGGGTCGCCAATGGCTACAGCGATGGCGCTAAATTCCAGCTCAAACTCGCCGACGGAACCCTGCTGACAACCGTCGATGTGCCCCGAACCGGGGGTGCCCAGAACTGGCAGTCCATTGGCGCCACCGCTCACCTGCCCGCGGGCAACCAGACCCTGCGGATTCAGATCGTCAAGGGCAGTTGGAACCTCAACTGGTTCGAGGCTGCTGCCAGTCGGCCACTGCCTGCCCGCATCGAGGCTGAGACCTTCGATGTGGCTACCGATGTTCGCCCTGAACAGACCGAGGATAGTGGGGGTGGGTCGGATGTGGGCTATATTGATGATGGGGACTGGATGGACTATAACGTCAATGTGGCCACAGCAGGCTTGCACACCTTCCAGTTTCGGGTGGCCAACAGTTACGGAAACGGCCAGATCGAGATTCGTTCGGAGAGTGGTTCGGTGTTGGGGAGCGTGGATGTACCCCGGACGTATGGCTGGCAAACCTGGACAACGGTCAGCACCACGGCCACCCTACCGGCTGGCAGTCAGGTGTTGCGCTTGTATGCCGTGCGAGGCACCTTCAACCTGAACTGGTTCGATGTTTCCAGGGGCGGTGTTGCCAACTTACCCGGCCACATTGAAGTGGAAGATTTTAAGGCCATGCAGGGTGCCCAATTGGAAACGACATCGGATGAGAACGGGGGCCAGAATCTGAGCCTGATCACCGATGATGGCTGGATGGATTATTCGGTCAATGTGCCCACCGCAGCGGTCTACACCTTCCGCTTTCGGGTCGCCAATGGCTACAGCGATGGCGCTAAATTCCAGCTCAAACTCGCCGACGGAACCCTGCTGACAACCGTCGATGTGCCCCGAACCGGGGGTGCCCAGAACTGGCAGTCCATTGGCGCCACCGCTCACCTGCCCGCGGGCAACCAGACCCTGCGGATTCAGATCGTCAAGGGCAGCTGGAACCTCAACTGGTTCGAGGCTGCTGCCAGTCGGCCACTGCCTGCCCGCATCGAGGCTGAGACCTTCGATGTGGCCACCGATGTTCGCCCTGAACAGACCGAGGATAGTGGGGGTGGGTCGGATGTGGGTTATATTGATGATGGGGACTGGATGGACTATAACGTCAATGTGGCCACAGCGGGCTTGCACACCTTCCAGTTTCGGGTGGCCAACAGTTACGGAAACGGCCAGATCGAGATTCGTTCGGAGAGTGGTTCGGTGTTGGGGAGCGTGGATGTACCCCGGACGTATGGCTGGCAAACCTGGACAACGGTCAGCACCACGGCCACCCTACCGGCTGGCAGTCAGGTGTTGCGCTTGTATGCCGTGCGGGGTGCTTTCAACATGAACTGGTTCGATGTCGGTCAGGGCGGCACAGTCGTGGCTCCGGCAGTGATCACGTTTGCAGATCTCCCGGCCAAGACGACCGACGATGGCGAATTCAGTTTGTCGGCAACCAGTACGAACACGGAAACGCCGATTACGTTTAGCTCGTCGAATCAAGCTGTCGTTAGCGTTTCTAATGGATCGGGTTCATGGAAAGCGACAATAGTATCGGCGGGAACGGCAACCATTACGGCATCGCAGGCGGGTTCTTCCTCGTTTCTGGCCGCTTCAGATGTTACCCGGACGCAGGTAGTTCAGGCTTCATCGAACACTCCGCTCAGCGCCAAAATTCCGATCGATCCCAAACGCTGGTATCAGCTCAATAACGTAAGTAATGGACTGGATGGCTTGTTCGATGGTATTACGGATGTAAACGTCGAAACGGGTTATGGTAAAGTATTGCCTAATTACGATGCCTATTACCCCCTACTGGATGGTGAATCGATGACACTGGAGAGCATTCGTTTTTACGATTTTACGGGGATATATACCGATAATCCGATGACATTGTCGGTCATTACCGATCAGTGGCAACGGATTCCGATTGCAACCTTTACGGGTCAGGAATACGCAACCTGGGTAGGGCCTTACCCAAACCGAACGACGTCTGGAAATGCTAAATTCAAGCTGGATCAGCCCATTAGTAATGCCCGTTATCTGGTTATCAATTCCTGGAGTGTTTACCCGACGGAGATTGAATTATATGGTTCCTACACACCAACCAGTCAACCGCTAACGCCAGCGCCCGCCAAGTCGGTGAAACTAAAAGATATGTTCGGGGTAAATGCCTATGAATGGAACTTTGAAGATGGCAATACGCCCTGGCAGATCAATGAAACGAAAATGAACGTCGTGAAAAGTTTTTCCGGTGTCCGGCATTATATGGACTGGAATAAACTGGAAGGGAATGAAGGCAGCTATTCCTACAATCCGACCATTAGTGGCGGCTGGAATTATGATGCTATTTATGAACGCTGCAAAGCCGAAGGAATTGAAGTACTGGCCTGCCTGAAAACGATTCCAGAGTGGATGGTCAATACGTATCCGGACGACCAGCGCGACGGCGAAAATGTTCCGTTACGCTACGGAAAAGATTTCCTGGACCCGAACTCCTATCTGGAACAGGCGAAAGCAGGCTTTCAGTACATGGCCCGCTACGGCAGTAATCCGAACGTCAACCCGGCCTTACTCAGTGTAAACTCAACGCCACGCTGGACGGGCGATACACCTAATTCGATCAAGATTGGTCTTGGGCTGATCAAGTACATCGAATGCGATAACGAGCGCGATAAGTGGTGGAAAGGCAGAAAAGCATATCAGACAGCCCGCGAATATGCGGCCAATCTGTCGGCGTTTTACGATGGTCACAAGAACACGATGGGAGCCGGTGTTGGGGTTAAAAATGCCGATCCAAGTGTGAAAGTGGTCATTGGTGGATTGGCGTCGGCTTCCAGTGGGTCCGATTATATCAAAGGAATGATCGACTGGTGTAAGCAATATCGGGGCTACAAACCCGACGGCACCGTAAATCTGTGCTGGGATATCATCAATTACCACATGTATTCCGACAATACCTCCTCGTCGCAGAGTGGAACCTCAACGCGCGGAGCCGCTCCCGAAGTGACGCCTATCAACCGAATTGCCGAGGATTTCCGTAAAACAGCCCATCAGCAGTCGTATGACATGCCGGTCTGGATTACGGAAGCAGGTTATGATGTAAACCAGGGCAGTCCCCTGCGTGCCATTCCAATTGGCAATAAGTCGGCACTGGAAACCCAGGGCGACTGGATTCTGCGGACGTCGTTGTTTTATGCGCGTCAGGGTATCGATAAAGTGTTCTTTTATCAGCTCTATGACGATAACAATTCGGGAGGAATGTTCGGCACCTCGGGACTGGCCAACGGCGACAATACAACCCGTCGGCCTGCTGCTGATTACATGTATCAGACCGGCAAACTCTTTGGTGAGTATTCCTACAAAGAAACGCTCAATCAGAACCCGATTGTCGATCGGTATGAATTGAATGGTAAGTCAGCCTATATTTTGGTTGTGCCCGATGAGGTTGGCCGAACAGCTTCGTATACCCTGGACCTGGGTAGCGCGGCCCAGGCGCAGGTTTATCGACCCAAAGTAGGGAGCGAAAACATGGATATGGAAGTGGTCAACACCAACCAGGGCAAACTGCAGCTTACTGTAACCGAAACACCCATGTTCGTTGTCGCGGGGACTGCTGCACCCAATGCACGTGTAGCTGCGAAGGTGACTGCCGAAGATAAAAGCCTGGAAGATGTTGTGCGTATTTATCCAAATCCTACTGCCGATTTCGTCACGATACAGGCCGAGCGTTCGAGTAATACGCCCCTTAAAATCAATCTGTTTGATGCTGGCACCGGCAGAATCCATCGGCAGGTAAAGGTTCAGAAAACCGGCGATCAATTCTCATCAAAAATCGACATATCTCAGCTTCCAATCGGCACCTATATACTGGAAATCAAGCAGGATGGCGAGCGTGTAATGCGTAAAGTATTAAAAGTGAACTAG
- a CDS encoding glycosyltransferase family 2 protein: MQQNYYFPDVTLLVTHYNRSQSLENLLTSFRRLNCQFGEIVVSDDGSKEEHRNYLKKLQEEFSFRMISTPKNKGLGNNINKGQEAVQTPYTLYIQEDFEPKPAFPDRLVESLKIINEHPEFDIIRFYAYYPYAYLKPYDNQFSEMVIPSIWDTNYTKIYYYSDHPHLRRSSFLEKFGRYVEGLAPDKTEYWMCVSFIQHKGRGLFFNEFKQLFDQKNTQTEPSTYSLKKWGVSKNQVLVVVRYVYRQLKYNYDIYIKKL, from the coding sequence ATGCAACAGAATTACTATTTTCCTGACGTTACACTCCTGGTGACGCACTATAATCGGTCACAGTCGCTGGAGAATCTGCTGACTAGCTTCCGACGGTTGAATTGCCAGTTTGGCGAAATAGTTGTGTCGGACGACGGTAGTAAAGAAGAACACCGTAATTATCTGAAAAAGCTTCAGGAAGAGTTTTCCTTTCGGATGATTTCGACGCCCAAAAACAAAGGCTTAGGGAATAATATAAACAAAGGCCAGGAGGCTGTTCAGACGCCGTATACGCTCTATATTCAGGAAGATTTTGAGCCTAAACCTGCCTTTCCGGATCGGCTGGTAGAATCGTTAAAGATCATTAATGAACATCCCGAATTCGATATTATTCGGTTTTATGCGTATTATCCCTACGCGTACTTAAAGCCTTATGATAACCAGTTCTCCGAGATGGTTATTCCATCGATATGGGATACGAATTATACCAAAATTTACTATTACAGCGATCACCCGCACTTACGCCGTAGTTCATTTCTGGAGAAATTTGGCCGCTACGTAGAAGGACTGGCTCCTGATAAAACTGAGTACTGGATGTGTGTTTCCTTTATTCAACACAAGGGTAGGGGGTTGTTTTTCAACGAATTCAAACAGCTTTTTGATCAGAAAAACACCCAGACAGAGCCCAGTACCTATAGCCTGAAAAAGTGGGGAGTGAGCAAAAATCAGGTTCTGGTGGTGGTACGGTATGTGTATAGACAACTTAAATACAACTACGATATTTACATCAAAAAGCTGTGA